In Enterobacter sp. 638, a single window of DNA contains:
- the baeS gene encoding two-component system sensor histidine kinase BaeS, with amino-acid sequence MKFWRPGITGKLFLAIFATCIVLLITMHWAVRISFERGFIDYIKRGNEQRLQGLSDALADQYALHGNWRFLRNNDRFVFQILRSLEHDNDDDRPGPGMPPHGWRTQFWVIDQDKHVLVGPRAPVPPDGTKRSITFNGTPVGWVIASPVERLTRNTDINFDRQQRQTSWLIVALSTLLAALATFPLARGLLAPVKRLVEGTHKLAAGDFTTRVDTRSQDEIGKLAQDFNQLASTLEKNQQMRRDFMADISHELRTPLAVLRGELEAIQDGVRQFTPESVTSLQAEVGTLTKLVNDLHQLSMSDEGALAYQKAPVDVINILEVTTGAFRERFASRNLNIDLSLPDSAVVFGDPDRLMQLFNNLLENSLRYTDSGGALHISGALDDRSFALTFADTAPGVQDAQLEKLFERFYRTEGSRNRASGGSGLGLAICVNIVEAHGGSIRAAHSPFGGVSITVELPLERDLSREA; translated from the coding sequence ATGAAATTCTGGCGTCCCGGCATTACTGGCAAACTGTTCCTGGCGATTTTCGCCACCTGCATCGTCCTGTTGATTACCATGCACTGGGCGGTGCGTATCAGCTTCGAACGCGGCTTTATTGACTACATTAAGCGCGGCAACGAGCAGCGATTGCAGGGGTTGAGCGATGCCCTGGCCGATCAGTATGCCCTGCACGGTAACTGGCGCTTTTTACGCAATAACGACCGTTTTGTTTTCCAGATTTTGCGCTCCCTTGAGCATGATAACGATGACGACCGCCCCGGCCCGGGCATGCCGCCGCACGGCTGGCGCACCCAGTTTTGGGTCATCGATCAGGACAAACACGTGCTGGTTGGCCCGCGCGCGCCGGTTCCGCCTGACGGCACAAAGCGCTCGATTACCTTTAACGGCACGCCCGTTGGCTGGGTGATTGCCTCGCCCGTCGAACGACTGACACGCAATACCGATATCAACTTTGATCGCCAGCAGCGCCAGACCAGCTGGCTGATTGTCGCCCTTTCCACGCTGCTTGCCGCGCTGGCGACGTTCCCGCTGGCGCGCGGTCTTTTGGCCCCGGTGAAACGACTGGTTGAAGGCACGCACAAGCTGGCAGCGGGCGATTTCACCACGCGCGTGGATACGCGCAGCCAGGACGAGATCGGCAAACTAGCCCAGGATTTTAACCAGCTCGCCAGCACGCTGGAGAAAAACCAGCAGATGCGCCGCGACTTTATGGCCGATATTTCCCACGAACTGCGCACGCCGCTGGCGGTTTTGCGCGGCGAGCTGGAGGCGATTCAGGACGGCGTGCGTCAGTTTACGCCGGAATCGGTGACGTCGTTGCAAGCGGAAGTGGGTACGCTCACCAAGCTGGTGAACGATCTGCATCAGCTGTCGATGTCCGACGAAGGCGCGCTGGCTTATCAAAAAGCACCGGTGGACGTGATCAATATTCTGGAAGTCACCACCGGCGCGTTCCGCGAGCGCTTCGCCAGCCGCAATCTGAACATCGACCTGTCATTGCCGGATAGCGCCGTGGTGTTTGGTGACCCTGACAGGCTGATGCAGTTGTTCAATAATCTGCTCGAAAACAGCCTGCGCTACACCGACAGCGGCGGCGCGTTGCACATTTCAGGCGCACTGGATGACCGGTCTTTCGCACTGACCTTCGCGGATACCGCACCCGGCGTGCAAGACGCACAGCTGGAAAAACTGTTTGAGCGTTTTTATCGCACCGAAGGTTCCCGCAATCGCGCCAGCGGCGGGTCCGGTTTAGGGCTGGCGATTTGCGTGAATATCGTTGAAGCGCACGGCGGCTCGATTCGCGCCGCCCATTCGCCTTTTGGCGGGGTTAGCATTACAGTAGAGTTACCGCTGGAACGGGATTTATCGAGAGAAGCATGA
- the baeR gene encoding two-component system response regulator BaeR, with amino-acid sequence MTELPIDENTPRILIVEDEPKLGQLLIDYLRAAGYAPSLISHGDQVLPYVRQTPPNLILLDLMLPGTDGLTLCREIRRFSEVPIVMVTAKIEEIDRLLGLEIGADDYICKPYSPREVVARVKTILRRCKPQRELQVLDAESPLIVDESRFQASWRSKLLDLTPAEFRLLKTLSHEPGKVFSREQLLNQLYDDYRVVTDRTIDSHIKNLRRKLEALDADQSFIRAVYGVGYRWEADACRIT; translated from the coding sequence ATGACTGAGTTACCCATTGACGAAAACACGCCACGCATTTTGATCGTGGAGGACGAGCCTAAGCTTGGGCAACTGTTAATCGACTATTTGCGTGCGGCGGGCTATGCCCCGTCGCTTATCAGCCACGGCGATCAGGTTTTGCCGTATGTCCGCCAGACGCCGCCCAATCTTATCCTGCTGGATCTGATGCTGCCCGGTACTGACGGTCTGACGCTATGCCGTGAAATCCGCCGTTTTTCCGAAGTGCCGATTGTGATGGTGACTGCCAAAATCGAAGAGATCGATCGCCTGCTGGGGCTGGAAATCGGCGCGGATGATTACATCTGTAAGCCGTACAGTCCGCGTGAAGTGGTGGCGCGCGTCAAAACGATTTTGCGCCGCTGTAAGCCACAGCGTGAACTGCAGGTATTGGATGCGGAAAGCCCGCTGATTGTCGACGAAAGCCGCTTTCAGGCCAGCTGGCGCAGCAAATTGTTGGATCTCACACCGGCGGAATTTCGTTTGTTAAAAACGCTGTCGCACGAACCGGGAAAAGTGTTCTCCCGCGAACAGCTGTTGAATCAGCTGTATGACGATTACCGCGTGGTCACTGACCGTACCATCGACAGTCATATCAAAAACCTGCGGCGTAAACTCGAAGCGCTCGACGCCGACCAGTCATTTATTCGCGCCGTGTATGGCGTGGGGTATCGATGGGAAGCGGATGCGTGCAGAATTACCTGA
- a CDS encoding VOC family protein gives MIDHTGFSVTHLEDSKRFYTRVLASLGHIIRREFPEAAVGFGPAEADEGADPGGGFWITQGTPSTPRMHLAFSAKNKEQVDAFHRVALEAGGKDNGAPGYRPQYHSGYYAAFVLDPDGYNIEAVFHEPD, from the coding sequence ATGATTGATCACACCGGTTTCAGCGTCACTCATCTTGAAGACAGTAAACGGTTTTACACGCGCGTTCTGGCGAGCCTGGGCCATATTATCCGGCGCGAATTCCCGGAAGCCGCGGTTGGTTTTGGCCCTGCCGAAGCGGATGAAGGCGCAGATCCGGGAGGGGGTTTCTGGATAACGCAAGGCACGCCCTCAACGCCCCGAATGCATCTTGCCTTTAGCGCAAAAAACAAAGAACAAGTGGATGCCTTCCACCGTGTTGCCCTCGAAGCTGGGGGTAAAGATAATGGCGCGCCGGGATACAGGCCGCAGTATCACTCCGGGTATTACGCCGCGTTTGTTCTTGATCCTGATGGCTACAATATTGAAGCGGTTTTCCACGAGCCAGACTAA
- a CDS encoding RidA family protein encodes MSNVLRKNYPALGEVKAPYVHSVKHGQTLYISGLTAFGTPAHHKGIAEQAEEIFSLLRKIVSAEDADFSALIKVTIFITSFDEIDELRNVLYRNYGDHLPASSLVEVSRLFSPDLSIEIEAIFGL; translated from the coding sequence ATGAGCAATGTGTTACGAAAGAATTATCCCGCGTTAGGTGAAGTAAAGGCCCCTTATGTCCATTCAGTAAAGCATGGGCAAACACTTTATATTTCTGGACTGACTGCGTTTGGCACACCGGCGCACCATAAAGGCATTGCTGAGCAGGCTGAAGAAATATTCAGCCTGCTCAGGAAAATCGTCAGCGCGGAAGACGCTGATTTCTCCGCACTGATCAAAGTGACGATATTCATTACGTCGTTCGACGAGATCGATGAGCTGCGTAACGTGCTGTACCGAAATTACGGTGACCACTTGCCTGCCAGCTCGCTCGTAGAAGTCAGCCGCCTCTTTTCACCTGATCTCTCAATTGAGATTGAGGCTATTTTCGGCCTTTGA
- a CDS encoding TetR/AcrR family transcriptional regulator, translating into MVRRTRAEMEETRAALLAMARKVFREHGYAETSMDDLTAQAGLTRGALYYHFGDKKGLLAAVVEQIDDEMDQRLQTISDNAQDPWDGFCNRCRAYLEMALEPEFQRIVLRDAKAVLGGSSPESQRYCVQSMQRLIGNLIDQGVVEDADPQALASLIYGSLAEAAFWIADGEESDNRLTQGITALNLLLCGLRRAG; encoded by the coding sequence ATGGTTCGTCGTACCCGTGCCGAGATGGAAGAGACAAGAGCCGCGCTGTTAGCAATGGCCCGGAAAGTTTTTAGAGAACATGGCTACGCAGAAACCTCAATGGACGACCTGACTGCACAGGCAGGGCTAACCCGAGGGGCGCTGTATTATCATTTCGGTGACAAAAAAGGCTTGTTGGCAGCCGTCGTGGAACAGATCGACGATGAGATGGATCAGCGTCTGCAGACAATTTCTGATAACGCTCAGGACCCATGGGATGGTTTTTGCAACCGGTGTCGGGCGTATCTCGAGATGGCGCTGGAACCTGAGTTTCAGCGTATTGTTTTGCGCGATGCAAAAGCGGTATTGGGCGGCTCCTCCCCTGAATCGCAACGCTATTGTGTGCAATCCATGCAGCGTCTGATTGGCAATTTGATAGATCAAGGTGTCGTTGAGGACGCCGATCCGCAGGCGCTAGCTTCATTGATCTACGGCAGCCTGGCAGAAGCGGCGTTCTGGATTGCAGACGGTGAAGAGAGTGATAATCGGCTAACGCAAGGCATTACCGCCTTGAATTTGCTCCTTTGTGGATTGCGACGGGCAGGTTGA
- a CDS encoding MFS transporter gives MANLYRDLFSEPGTASFAVAGLLARIPLPMAGIGIITLFSQKHGAYGLAGALSATFVLAYALLSPQISRYVDRYGQSRVLPATAAISISGFFILIAGSHWSIANGFLFVGAVLAGFMPSMSAMVRARWTALYRGQPRLQTAYSLETVLDELTFIIGPPLSIGLSIALFPQLGLLLAALLLFFGVLALVVQRGTEPPVMAFSCDAPESGSVIRMKGVRLLTILMVAMGVIVGTVDIVSVAYAEQLGHPAAASLVLSAYAVGSCLAGLLYGSLTLKTPLSRLLLLGGLATAATTLPLILVTSLTALAIAVLVAGLFFAPTMIVAMSLIERQVSDRQLTEGMTWLLAGLNVGVALGAALAGQVVDSSGARVGFTVAVCAAVVVILMAFFSYLTFQKQDNCA, from the coding sequence ATGGCTAATCTGTATCGAGATCTTTTTTCTGAACCTGGCACGGCAAGTTTTGCCGTTGCGGGTCTGCTTGCGCGAATCCCCTTGCCAATGGCGGGCATCGGCATTATCACGCTGTTCTCCCAGAAACACGGTGCCTACGGGCTGGCCGGGGCCCTTTCCGCGACGTTTGTTCTGGCCTATGCCCTGCTATCGCCGCAGATCTCCCGATACGTGGATCGTTATGGACAGTCCCGCGTTTTGCCTGCGACTGCGGCTATCAGTATCAGCGGATTTTTCATCCTGATAGCCGGATCCCACTGGAGTATTGCCAACGGATTTCTGTTTGTCGGTGCTGTGCTGGCGGGGTTTATGCCGAGTATGTCCGCCATGGTACGGGCACGGTGGACTGCACTATACAGAGGCCAGCCCCGTTTACAGACAGCCTATTCGCTTGAAACGGTACTGGATGAACTGACGTTTATTATTGGCCCGCCTCTGTCGATTGGCCTTTCCATTGCACTATTTCCCCAGTTGGGTCTACTCCTCGCGGCACTTTTACTGTTTTTTGGCGTTCTTGCCCTGGTTGTACAGCGTGGTACAGAACCTCCCGTTATGGCGTTCTCTTGCGACGCCCCTGAATCGGGATCGGTGATTCGGATGAAGGGCGTACGGCTGTTAACGATTCTCATGGTGGCGATGGGCGTCATTGTTGGCACGGTTGATATCGTGAGCGTAGCCTATGCCGAACAGCTGGGGCATCCGGCAGCGGCGAGCCTGGTTTTGTCGGCTTATGCCGTCGGTTCGTGTCTCGCGGGGTTGCTATATGGCTCGTTAACGCTGAAGACCCCGCTCTCTCGGCTGTTATTGCTGGGCGGGCTGGCAACCGCCGCAACTACCCTCCCTCTGATTCTGGTCACGAGCCTCACCGCTCTGGCGATAGCCGTCCTGGTGGCAGGTCTTTTTTTCGCCCCAACCATGATCGTGGCGATGTCGCTCATCGAACGTCAGGTATCTGACCGTCAGTTAACCGAAGGGATGACCTGGCTGCTGGCTGGGCTAAATGTAGGGGTTGCGCTGGGTGCAGCTTTAGCCGGTCAGGTTGTTGACAGCAGTGGCGCGCGCGTTGGATTTACTGTCGCAGTCTGTGCCGCAGTCGTCGTCATACTGATGGCTTTTTTCAGCTATTTGACCTTCCAGAAGCAGGATAATTGCGCCTGA
- a CDS encoding MFS transporter, with product MNTFSTLPSVRSAWMPVIAVGLATFSVVTTEMLPVGLLTAIAGTLNISTGNAGLMISLPAMLAALFAPFVVIASGGVDRRLILCGLLALLVIANLASALAPDLIIMLAARTVVGFCMGGIWAIAGGLAARLVPENAIGLATSIIFGGVAAASVLGVPLGAFIGDAIGWRWAFGCMALFSALVLALHLSVIPTLPVGGSVHINQFIAQLGNRKLLTGLLLTLLLVTSHFVAFTFVRPLLISVSGFNPQWIGAILFAYGIAGIVGNFIVGICAARYTTLTVVAIATGLVLTPLLFLTVGHTTLGGGSTLIFWGLAYGGLSVGLMTWMMKVAPRAVEIASALYVAVFNIGIALGAWAGGKLIDTVTLRDTLWLASGLAVAALLSAVIAGRTQAQS from the coding sequence ATGAACACATTTTCAACTCTGCCCTCTGTTCGCAGTGCGTGGATGCCGGTCATCGCTGTTGGTCTGGCGACGTTCTCTGTTGTGACGACGGAAATGCTCCCGGTGGGTTTGCTGACAGCTATCGCCGGGACGCTCAATATCTCTACAGGAAACGCGGGGCTGATGATTTCCCTGCCTGCCATGCTGGCAGCCTTATTCGCGCCGTTCGTCGTTATTGCATCGGGTGGAGTAGATCGACGCTTGATACTGTGTGGTCTGTTGGCGTTACTGGTAATAGCGAACCTGGCTTCCGCGCTGGCTCCGGACCTGATTATTATGCTGGCAGCTCGCACAGTTGTAGGTTTCTGCATGGGCGGAATATGGGCTATTGCAGGCGGGCTAGCGGCGCGTCTGGTTCCGGAAAATGCTATAGGCCTGGCGACATCTATTATCTTTGGCGGCGTGGCTGCTGCATCCGTGCTGGGTGTCCCTCTCGGGGCATTTATTGGCGACGCTATCGGATGGCGCTGGGCATTTGGATGCATGGCACTTTTCAGCGCGCTGGTGCTGGCACTCCATCTTTCGGTTATTCCGACGCTACCCGTTGGCGGATCTGTTCACATCAACCAGTTCATTGCGCAACTGGGTAACCGCAAATTACTGACTGGGTTGCTGCTGACGTTGTTGCTTGTCACAAGCCACTTTGTGGCCTTTACCTTCGTACGCCCGCTTTTAATCTCAGTGTCAGGATTTAATCCACAATGGATAGGCGCGATCCTCTTCGCTTATGGTATCGCCGGCATTGTTGGTAACTTCATTGTGGGGATCTGCGCGGCACGCTATACGACACTGACTGTGGTTGCTATCGCAACAGGGCTGGTCTTGACACCACTGCTGTTCTTAACCGTAGGGCACACAACCCTTGGCGGTGGGTCGACCTTAATATTCTGGGGCCTGGCATACGGTGGGCTGTCGGTTGGGCTGATGACCTGGATGATGAAAGTCGCCCCCCGTGCAGTGGAGATAGCAAGTGCGCTGTATGTCGCCGTGTTTAATATCGGGATTGCATTAGGGGCGTGGGCGGGAGGAAAACTCATCGACACAGTCACGTTGAGAGATACGCTTTGGCTGGCCAGTGGGTTAGCGGTTGCCGCGCTCCTTTCGGCAGTCATCGCGGGTCGCACTCAAGCCCAATCCTGA